ACCAGGACCCCCTCCCAAGCCCCTTAATTCCCCCTCCCAAACCCCAAAGGGccccctgggggacaccaggACCCCCTTAGGGGGACTCGGGgacctcccccagcccctctcagcGGGGGTAGGGGGGGCACACGCATCCTGACCTGGCCTCCAGGCACATCTGAGCCTTCTCCTCCCAACGCTGGGCGATggtgagcagctcctgcagctcggCCATGGCCACGTCGACGGCGGGGCTGGGCGCCACGGTACGGCCGGCCTGGATCAGGCCCCTCATGACGGGGAGGGGGACGCGGGCGCGGGGGGAGCGTAAGGTGGCCGTCACCTCCTCCAACCAAGCGGCCTGAGCCAGCTGCCTTTCCAACCTTCGGCCCTCCGGGACCTCCACGCCGAGCCGGGCTCCCCGTTCCAACAAACCCCGTAAAGCTCCCGGAGCCGGGGGGGCGGCACCGGGTCCCGGGGGGGTCGCTTCGAGAGCCGCCCGGGCCTCGGCTTGGAAAGCTTCGACGCGTTCCAGCAGGGCCTGGAGGAGCAAAAAGGGGGACACAGCAGGCTGCTGACTTGGTGTCCCACCCCCTCTGGGTTCTaggggtgtggggggggacgtttgggggccccccccggcTCACCTGGACCTCCCCGATTTGGTGCATGACGCAGGGGAGTTGGTTCATCTGCTCCAGGAAGGCGCGGAGCTCCTCCACCGTCAGCGAGGGGGCTGGAAGCCTGGGGTGaattggggtggggggggggggaggggggacgTCACCTCCCCCCCGGTGGGGACAAATGGGGGCCACTGGGACCCACCTGGGGCCgtgggggggggctgggacacagcagggacagggtggggacatggggacagcaggacgGGAGGGTGGCAGCAGGCCAAGAGGGCAGAAGGGGGACAAGGGGACGCGGGGGCCATCAGGGACGTGGCACGAGCTCGGGGTCCGTAGGGGACagagggggaaggggggcagaGCCAGGGGA
This genomic window from Oxyura jamaicensis isolate SHBP4307 breed ruddy duck unplaced genomic scaffold, BPBGC_Ojam_1.0 oxyUn_random_OJ71316, whole genome shotgun sequence contains:
- the LOC118159620 gene encoding lysine-specific demethylase 5C-like, with product MDDLCKCPRSKQYLRYRYTLDELPAMLHKLKVRAESFDTWANKVRIALEVEDGRKRTLEELRALESEARERKFPENELLHRLKGCLSQAERCVSEALGLISSQETGLPAPSLTVEELRAFLEQMNQLPCVMHQIGEVQALLERVEAFQAEARAALEATPPGPGAAPPAPGALRGLLERGARLGVEVPEGRRLERQLAQAAWLEEVTATLRSPRARVPLPVMRGLIQAGRTVAPSPAVDVAMAELQELLTIAQRWEEKAQMCLEARSGCVCPPYPR